Proteins from a genomic interval of Diceros bicornis minor isolate mBicDic1 chromosome 34, mDicBic1.mat.cur, whole genome shotgun sequence:
- the LOC131397514 gene encoding zinc finger protein 814-like isoform X7, translating into MLENFALISSLGCCCGAEDAEAPFEQSVSVEVSSARTPKAAPSSQKTHPCETCGPVLRDIFHLAEQQGTQRSLKLLRCGACAKQFDFSAKFQQHQEQHTGEKPFRSSVDRASFVKSCRFPVSGKTFSLGEVGKDFLASLGHQQQQTTHTKEKPNKITQFWVTSPSIKSHYTWGECKKGFDPEGTLVQDQGVHAGRQCFVCQECGRTFRYKSSFVVHQRVHTGGKLHVRGECGKSFRRSSALVQHRRIHTGTRPCKCSKCGKSLSQQSVLIHPQREHSGENSNVCNGCAKSSSHRTVFVQTRRVGARPYKCSVCAQSFTSSSALSCHQRCHTGNRPYECGDCGKAFISRSVLRYHHQVHIGERPFECSECGKSFKHRWTFIEHQRIHTGEKPYVCSKCGRCFTFSSTLQYHQRVHTGERPYVCRECGKSFITSSALHIHQRVHTGERPYMCGECGKSFTFSSGLFYHRRVHIGERCYECNECGKSFIQRSNLILHQRLHTGKVRYKCSDCAKSFNSKWMLIQHQRVHTGEKSYECSECGKCFTCSSTLYYHQTAHAGKTPYKCSECGKSFTSTSGLHCHQRLHTGERPFVCTECGKSFTFSSGLRYHHRVHTGEGPYKCSECGKTFMDRSQLSKHHRAHTGERPYECHECGKSFSQKSYLSIHQKIHNRERSYECSECGKSFTSVSGLGYHQRVHSGERPYECSECGKSFNLSSQLRYHQRVHTGERPYVCSECGKSFTRSPGLSYHLRVHTGERPYECSECRKSFTSSSALRYHQRVHTGERPYECSECRKSFMSSSAYNRHRRVHTGERP; encoded by the coding sequence GTTGCTGCTGTGGAGCAGAGGATGCGGAGGCTCCCTTTGAACAGAGCGTTTCTGTAGAAGTTTCATCTGCCAGGACTCCCAAGGcagctccatcttcccagaagaCCCACCCCTGTGAGACGTGTGGTCCGGTCTTGAGAGACATTTTCCACTTGGCTGAGCAGCAGGGAACACAACGCAGCCTGAAACTGTTGAGGTGTGGGGCTTGTGCAAAACAGTTTGATTTCAGTGCAAAGTTTCAACAGCACCAGGAGCAGCACACGGGAGAGAAACCCTTCAGAAGCAGTGTGGACAGGGCCTCGTTTGTGAAGAGCTGCAGATTCCCTGTGTCAGGGAAGACTTTTTCCTTGGGGGAGGTTGGCAAGGACTTCCTGGCCAGCTTGGGACATCAGCAGCAACAGACCACTCATACCAAGGAGAAGCCAAACAAAATCACCCAGTTCTGGGTCACTTCACCAAGCATAAAAAGTCATTACACCTGGGGAGAATGCAAGAAAGGCTTTGATCCTGAAGGCACACTTGTTCAGGACCAGGGTGTCCACgctggaagacagtgttttgtaTGCCAGGAATGTGGGAGAACATTCAGGTACAAATCTTCATTTGTTGTGCACCAGAGAGTCCACACTGGAGGAAAGCTTCATGTGCGTGGAGAATGTGGCAAATCTTTCAGGCGAAGCTCAGCCCTTGTTCAACATCGAAGAATTCATACTGGGACAAGGCCATGCAAATGCAGCAAATGTGGGAAATCCTTAAGCCAACAATCTGTCCTCATTCATCCCCAGAGGGAACACAGTGGAGAAAACAGCAATGTGTGCAATGGTTGTGCGAAATCTTCTAGCCATAGGACAGTGTTCGTTCAAACCAGGAGAGTTGGAGCGAGGCCTTATAAATGTAGTGTCTGTGCACAATCTTTTACCTCTTCCTCTGCCCTCAGTTGTCATCAGAGATGTCACACAGGAAATAGGCCTTATGAGTGTGGTGattgtgggaaagcttttatctCTAGGTCTGTCCTTCGTTATCATCATCAAGTTCACATTGGAGAAAGGCCTTTTGAGTGCAGTGAGTGTGGGAAATCTTTTAAACATAGGTGGACATTCATTGAACACCAGAGAATTCACACAGGAGAAAAGCCTTATGTGTGCAGTAAATGTGGGAGATGTTTTACCTTTAGCTCCACCCTCCAGTATCATCAGAGAGTTCACacaggagaaaggccttatgtgtgccgtgaatgtgggaaatcttttatcACCAGCTCTGCCCTCCATATTCATCAGAGAGTTCACACAGGAGAAAGACCCTACATGTGCGGTGAATGTGGGAAGTCTTTTACCTTTAgttcaggcctcttttatcatcgCAGAGTGCACATTGGAGAAAGATGTTATGAgtgcaatgaatgtgggaaatcctttatCCAAAGAAGTAACCTCATTTTACACCAGAGACTTCACACAGGAAAAGTGCGTTACAAATGTAGTGATTGTGCAAAATCTTTTAACAGTAAGTGGATGCTCATTCAACACCAGAGAGTTCACACAGGAGAAAAGtcttatgagtgcagtgaatgtgggaaatgttTTACCTGTAGTTCTACCCTCTATTATCATCAGACAGCTCACGCAGGAAAAACGCCTTAcaaatgcagtgaatgtgggaaatcttttacaTCTACTTCCGGCCTCCATTGTCATCAGAGACTTCACACAGGAGAAAGGCCTTTTGTGTGCAcggaatgtgggaaatcttttaccTTTAGCTCGGGCCTCCGTTATCATCacagagttcacactggagaaggACCTTAtaagtgcagtgaatgtgggaaaacctTTATGGATAGATCACAATTGAGTAAACACCACAGAgctcacactggagaaaggccttatgagtgtcatgaatgtgggaaatccttcagCCAAAAATCTTACCTCTCGATACACCAGAAAATTCATAATAGAGAAAGGtcttatgagtgcagtgaatgtgggaaatcttttaccTCTGTCTCTGGCCTTGGTTATCATCAGAGAGTTCACTCAGGAGAAAGaccttatgagtgcagtgaatgtggaaaatcttttaaccttagctctcaactccgttatcatcagagagttcacacaggagaaaggccttatgtgtgcagtgaatgtgggaaatcttttaccCGTAGCCCTGGCCTCTCTTATCATCTGAGAGTTCACACAGGAGAAAGACCTTATGAATGCAGTGAGTGTCGGAAATCTTTTACTTCTAGTTCCGCCCTCCGTTATCATCAGAGGGTTCACACGGGAGAAAGaccttatgagtgcagtgaatgtaGGAAGTCCTTTATGAGCAGTTCAGCTTACAATCGACACCGAAGAGTTCACACAGGAGAAAGGCCTTAG
- the LOC131397514 gene encoding zinc finger protein 814-like isoform X6 has product MWLLHFEIHQWCSCCCCGAEDAEAPFEQSVSVEVSSARTPKAAPSSQKTHPCETCGPVLRDIFHLAEQQGTQRSLKLLRCGACAKQFDFSAKFQQHQEQHTGEKPFRSSVDRASFVKSCRFPVSGKTFSLGEVGKDFLASLGHQQQQTTHTKEKPNKITQFWVTSPSIKSHYTWGECKKGFDPEGTLVQDQGVHAGRQCFVCQECGRTFRYKSSFVVHQRVHTGGKLHVRGECGKSFRRSSALVQHRRIHTGTRPCKCSKCGKSLSQQSVLIHPQREHSGENSNVCNGCAKSSSHRTVFVQTRRVGARPYKCSVCAQSFTSSSALSCHQRCHTGNRPYECGDCGKAFISRSVLRYHHQVHIGERPFECSECGKSFKHRWTFIEHQRIHTGEKPYVCSKCGRCFTFSSTLQYHQRVHTGERPYVCRECGKSFITSSALHIHQRVHTGERPYMCGECGKSFTFSSGLFYHRRVHIGERCYECNECGKSFIQRSNLILHQRLHTGKVRYKCSDCAKSFNSKWMLIQHQRVHTGEKSYECSECGKCFTCSSTLYYHQTAHAGKTPYKCSECGKSFTSTSGLHCHQRLHTGERPFVCTECGKSFTFSSGLRYHHRVHTGEGPYKCSECGKTFMDRSQLSKHHRAHTGERPYECHECGKSFSQKSYLSIHQKIHNRERSYECSECGKSFTSVSGLGYHQRVHSGERPYECSECGKSFNLSSQLRYHQRVHTGERPYVCSECGKSFTRSPGLSYHLRVHTGERPYECSECRKSFTSSSALRYHQRVHTGERPYECSECRKSFMSSSAYNRHRRVHTGERP; this is encoded by the coding sequence GTTGCTGCTGTGGAGCAGAGGATGCGGAGGCTCCCTTTGAACAGAGCGTTTCTGTAGAAGTTTCATCTGCCAGGACTCCCAAGGcagctccatcttcccagaagaCCCACCCCTGTGAGACGTGTGGTCCGGTCTTGAGAGACATTTTCCACTTGGCTGAGCAGCAGGGAACACAACGCAGCCTGAAACTGTTGAGGTGTGGGGCTTGTGCAAAACAGTTTGATTTCAGTGCAAAGTTTCAACAGCACCAGGAGCAGCACACGGGAGAGAAACCCTTCAGAAGCAGTGTGGACAGGGCCTCGTTTGTGAAGAGCTGCAGATTCCCTGTGTCAGGGAAGACTTTTTCCTTGGGGGAGGTTGGCAAGGACTTCCTGGCCAGCTTGGGACATCAGCAGCAACAGACCACTCATACCAAGGAGAAGCCAAACAAAATCACCCAGTTCTGGGTCACTTCACCAAGCATAAAAAGTCATTACACCTGGGGAGAATGCAAGAAAGGCTTTGATCCTGAAGGCACACTTGTTCAGGACCAGGGTGTCCACgctggaagacagtgttttgtaTGCCAGGAATGTGGGAGAACATTCAGGTACAAATCTTCATTTGTTGTGCACCAGAGAGTCCACACTGGAGGAAAGCTTCATGTGCGTGGAGAATGTGGCAAATCTTTCAGGCGAAGCTCAGCCCTTGTTCAACATCGAAGAATTCATACTGGGACAAGGCCATGCAAATGCAGCAAATGTGGGAAATCCTTAAGCCAACAATCTGTCCTCATTCATCCCCAGAGGGAACACAGTGGAGAAAACAGCAATGTGTGCAATGGTTGTGCGAAATCTTCTAGCCATAGGACAGTGTTCGTTCAAACCAGGAGAGTTGGAGCGAGGCCTTATAAATGTAGTGTCTGTGCACAATCTTTTACCTCTTCCTCTGCCCTCAGTTGTCATCAGAGATGTCACACAGGAAATAGGCCTTATGAGTGTGGTGattgtgggaaagcttttatctCTAGGTCTGTCCTTCGTTATCATCATCAAGTTCACATTGGAGAAAGGCCTTTTGAGTGCAGTGAGTGTGGGAAATCTTTTAAACATAGGTGGACATTCATTGAACACCAGAGAATTCACACAGGAGAAAAGCCTTATGTGTGCAGTAAATGTGGGAGATGTTTTACCTTTAGCTCCACCCTCCAGTATCATCAGAGAGTTCACacaggagaaaggccttatgtgtgccgtgaatgtgggaaatcttttatcACCAGCTCTGCCCTCCATATTCATCAGAGAGTTCACACAGGAGAAAGACCCTACATGTGCGGTGAATGTGGGAAGTCTTTTACCTTTAgttcaggcctcttttatcatcgCAGAGTGCACATTGGAGAAAGATGTTATGAgtgcaatgaatgtgggaaatcctttatCCAAAGAAGTAACCTCATTTTACACCAGAGACTTCACACAGGAAAAGTGCGTTACAAATGTAGTGATTGTGCAAAATCTTTTAACAGTAAGTGGATGCTCATTCAACACCAGAGAGTTCACACAGGAGAAAAGtcttatgagtgcagtgaatgtgggaaatgttTTACCTGTAGTTCTACCCTCTATTATCATCAGACAGCTCACGCAGGAAAAACGCCTTAcaaatgcagtgaatgtgggaaatcttttacaTCTACTTCCGGCCTCCATTGTCATCAGAGACTTCACACAGGAGAAAGGCCTTTTGTGTGCAcggaatgtgggaaatcttttaccTTTAGCTCGGGCCTCCGTTATCATCacagagttcacactggagaaggACCTTAtaagtgcagtgaatgtgggaaaacctTTATGGATAGATCACAATTGAGTAAACACCACAGAgctcacactggagaaaggccttatgagtgtcatgaatgtgggaaatccttcagCCAAAAATCTTACCTCTCGATACACCAGAAAATTCATAATAGAGAAAGGtcttatgagtgcagtgaatgtgggaaatcttttaccTCTGTCTCTGGCCTTGGTTATCATCAGAGAGTTCACTCAGGAGAAAGaccttatgagtgcagtgaatgtggaaaatcttttaaccttagctctcaactccgttatcatcagagagttcacacaggagaaaggccttatgtgtgcagtgaatgtgggaaatcttttaccCGTAGCCCTGGCCTCTCTTATCATCTGAGAGTTCACACAGGAGAAAGACCTTATGAATGCAGTGAGTGTCGGAAATCTTTTACTTCTAGTTCCGCCCTCCGTTATCATCAGAGGGTTCACACGGGAGAAAGaccttatgagtgcagtgaatgtaGGAAGTCCTTTATGAGCAGTTCAGCTTACAATCGACACCGAAGAGTTCACACAGGAGAAAGGCCTTAG
- the LOC131397514 gene encoding zinc finger protein 814-like isoform X5: MWLLHFEIHQWCSCWSSRWKIHEYQHGRIFIKMIYPKGCCCGAEDAEAPFEQSVSVEVSSARTPKAAPSSQKTHPCETCGPVLRDIFHLAEQQGTQRSLKLLRCGACAKQFDFSAKFQQHQEQHTGEKPFRSSVDRASFVKSCRFPVSGKTFSLGEVGKDFLASLGHQQQQTTHTKEKPNKITQFWVTSPSIKSHYTWGECKKGFDPEGTLVQDQGVHAGRQCFVCQECGRTFRYKSSFVVHQRVHTGGKLHVRGECGKSFRRSSALVQHRRIHTGTRPCKCSKCGKSLSQQSVLIHPQREHSGENSNVCNGCAKSSSHRTVFVQTRRVGARPYKCSVCAQSFTSSSALSCHQRCHTGNRPYECGDCGKAFISRSVLRYHHQVHIGERPFECSECGKSFKHRWTFIEHQRIHTGEKPYVCSKCGRCFTFSSTLQYHQRVHTGERPYVCRECGKSFITSSALHIHQRVHTGERPYMCGECGKSFTFSSGLFYHRRVHIGERCYECNECGKSFIQRSNLILHQRLHTGKVRYKCSDCAKSFNSKWMLIQHQRVHTGEKSYECSECGKCFTCSSTLYYHQTAHAGKTPYKCSECGKSFTSTSGLHCHQRLHTGERPFVCTECGKSFTFSSGLRYHHRVHTGEGPYKCSECGKTFMDRSQLSKHHRAHTGERPYECHECGKSFSQKSYLSIHQKIHNRERSYECSECGKSFTSVSGLGYHQRVHSGERPYECSECGKSFNLSSQLRYHQRVHTGERPYVCSECGKSFTRSPGLSYHLRVHTGERPYECSECRKSFTSSSALRYHQRVHTGERPYECSECRKSFMSSSAYNRHRRVHTGERP; the protein is encoded by the coding sequence GTTGCTGCTGTGGAGCAGAGGATGCGGAGGCTCCCTTTGAACAGAGCGTTTCTGTAGAAGTTTCATCTGCCAGGACTCCCAAGGcagctccatcttcccagaagaCCCACCCCTGTGAGACGTGTGGTCCGGTCTTGAGAGACATTTTCCACTTGGCTGAGCAGCAGGGAACACAACGCAGCCTGAAACTGTTGAGGTGTGGGGCTTGTGCAAAACAGTTTGATTTCAGTGCAAAGTTTCAACAGCACCAGGAGCAGCACACGGGAGAGAAACCCTTCAGAAGCAGTGTGGACAGGGCCTCGTTTGTGAAGAGCTGCAGATTCCCTGTGTCAGGGAAGACTTTTTCCTTGGGGGAGGTTGGCAAGGACTTCCTGGCCAGCTTGGGACATCAGCAGCAACAGACCACTCATACCAAGGAGAAGCCAAACAAAATCACCCAGTTCTGGGTCACTTCACCAAGCATAAAAAGTCATTACACCTGGGGAGAATGCAAGAAAGGCTTTGATCCTGAAGGCACACTTGTTCAGGACCAGGGTGTCCACgctggaagacagtgttttgtaTGCCAGGAATGTGGGAGAACATTCAGGTACAAATCTTCATTTGTTGTGCACCAGAGAGTCCACACTGGAGGAAAGCTTCATGTGCGTGGAGAATGTGGCAAATCTTTCAGGCGAAGCTCAGCCCTTGTTCAACATCGAAGAATTCATACTGGGACAAGGCCATGCAAATGCAGCAAATGTGGGAAATCCTTAAGCCAACAATCTGTCCTCATTCATCCCCAGAGGGAACACAGTGGAGAAAACAGCAATGTGTGCAATGGTTGTGCGAAATCTTCTAGCCATAGGACAGTGTTCGTTCAAACCAGGAGAGTTGGAGCGAGGCCTTATAAATGTAGTGTCTGTGCACAATCTTTTACCTCTTCCTCTGCCCTCAGTTGTCATCAGAGATGTCACACAGGAAATAGGCCTTATGAGTGTGGTGattgtgggaaagcttttatctCTAGGTCTGTCCTTCGTTATCATCATCAAGTTCACATTGGAGAAAGGCCTTTTGAGTGCAGTGAGTGTGGGAAATCTTTTAAACATAGGTGGACATTCATTGAACACCAGAGAATTCACACAGGAGAAAAGCCTTATGTGTGCAGTAAATGTGGGAGATGTTTTACCTTTAGCTCCACCCTCCAGTATCATCAGAGAGTTCACacaggagaaaggccttatgtgtgccgtgaatgtgggaaatcttttatcACCAGCTCTGCCCTCCATATTCATCAGAGAGTTCACACAGGAGAAAGACCCTACATGTGCGGTGAATGTGGGAAGTCTTTTACCTTTAgttcaggcctcttttatcatcgCAGAGTGCACATTGGAGAAAGATGTTATGAgtgcaatgaatgtgggaaatcctttatCCAAAGAAGTAACCTCATTTTACACCAGAGACTTCACACAGGAAAAGTGCGTTACAAATGTAGTGATTGTGCAAAATCTTTTAACAGTAAGTGGATGCTCATTCAACACCAGAGAGTTCACACAGGAGAAAAGtcttatgagtgcagtgaatgtgggaaatgttTTACCTGTAGTTCTACCCTCTATTATCATCAGACAGCTCACGCAGGAAAAACGCCTTAcaaatgcagtgaatgtgggaaatcttttacaTCTACTTCCGGCCTCCATTGTCATCAGAGACTTCACACAGGAGAAAGGCCTTTTGTGTGCAcggaatgtgggaaatcttttaccTTTAGCTCGGGCCTCCGTTATCATCacagagttcacactggagaaggACCTTAtaagtgcagtgaatgtgggaaaacctTTATGGATAGATCACAATTGAGTAAACACCACAGAgctcacactggagaaaggccttatgagtgtcatgaatgtgggaaatccttcagCCAAAAATCTTACCTCTCGATACACCAGAAAATTCATAATAGAGAAAGGtcttatgagtgcagtgaatgtgggaaatcttttaccTCTGTCTCTGGCCTTGGTTATCATCAGAGAGTTCACTCAGGAGAAAGaccttatgagtgcagtgaatgtggaaaatcttttaaccttagctctcaactccgttatcatcagagagttcacacaggagaaaggccttatgtgtgcagtgaatgtgggaaatcttttaccCGTAGCCCTGGCCTCTCTTATCATCTGAGAGTTCACACAGGAGAAAGACCTTATGAATGCAGTGAGTGTCGGAAATCTTTTACTTCTAGTTCCGCCCTCCGTTATCATCAGAGGGTTCACACGGGAGAAAGaccttatgagtgcagtgaatgtaGGAAGTCCTTTATGAGCAGTTCAGCTTACAATCGACACCGAAGAGTTCACACAGGAGAAAGGCCTTAG